One Chloroflexota bacterium DNA segment encodes these proteins:
- a CDS encoding MCP four helix bundle domain-containing protein translates to MRLSIRTKLMIGFVLILVAMAVVGWRDIVGMGDINKELNSISTDQFVPAKTIANANIALIAWNRAMLNHVLAESPENMDEYEQIMLEQKAIVLERLQTLSEAEQLSGRGKELVREVGANFQQAEPIRDRVVALSRAGEQEEGRQLIRLELRPIIDEVDVYMTEFLQLQERQLGEVMNTTDERYQQGLSRILWIIGIAIVISIFIALFLSNTIIKGINELVRGAKLAAVGDFKQAKVTVTSKDELGYLGGTFNEMLASVTTNISQREQAQEEVRKHRDHLEELVNERTAELKTVNEELRQDITERKRMEEEIKRTRDYLEKLNSSLKEVIFNVKFPERTIEYVNRAVETVFGYRPDECIGQNTEFLFKSNKDYLEMGRKLGSAIENNKHDLELEFQVRKKDGGVVDVAVNFTFIKEQGELTRAISVFRDVTERKQAEEKRIKLIQELQETLKEVRTLSGLLPICAWCKKLRDDEGYWKSVEQYIGERTKAEFTHGVCPECQSKFLSERNGNTKVS, encoded by the coding sequence ATGAGGTTATCGATTCGAACCAAGCTGATGATTGGCTTCGTTCTTATCTTGGTCGCTATGGCGGTCGTAGGATGGCGTGATATCGTGGGGATGGGCGACATCAACAAGGAGCTCAATTCGATCAGTACCGACCAGTTCGTACCGGCGAAGACGATTGCCAACGCAAATATCGCGCTCATCGCTTGGAACCGTGCCATGTTGAATCACGTTCTGGCCGAGAGCCCAGAAAATATGGATGAGTACGAACAGATCATGCTAGAGCAGAAGGCCATTGTACTCGAGCGCCTTCAGACACTATCTGAGGCTGAGCAGCTATCAGGGAGGGGAAAGGAGCTGGTCCGAGAGGTCGGAGCCAACTTTCAGCAGGCCGAGCCAATCCGGGACCGAGTGGTAGCCTTATCCAGAGCGGGGGAGCAGGAGGAAGGCCGTCAGCTCATCCGGCTGGAGTTGAGGCCCATCATCGACGAAGTGGATGTATATATGACCGAGTTTCTCCAACTGCAGGAGAGACAGTTAGGTGAGGTCATGAATACCACTGATGAGCGCTACCAGCAAGGCCTCAGCCGGATTTTGTGGATTATCGGGATAGCGATCGTCATCTCGATCTTCATCGCCCTCTTTCTCTCGAATACGATCATAAAGGGTATAAACGAGTTGGTTCGAGGAGCGAAATTGGCAGCGGTTGGCGACTTCAAGCAGGCAAAAGTCACCGTTACATCGAAGGACGAGTTGGGATATTTAGGTGGTACCTTTAATGAGATGTTAGCCAGTGTTACAACAAATATTAGCCAGCGTGAGCAAGCGCAGGAGGAAGTTAGGAAACACCGCGACCATCTTGAGGAGCTGGTAAATGAGCGGACAGCGGAACTAAAAACGGTCAATGAAGAACTTCGGCAGGACATCACCGAGCGCAAGCGGATGGAAGAAGAAATAAAGAGAACTCGTGATTACCTGGAAAAATTAAACAGTTCCTTGAAAGAGGTAATATTTAATGTTAAGTTTCCCGAGAGGACTATTGAGTACGTAAACAGAGCAGTGGAGACTGTTTTCGGCTACAGGCCGGATGAGTGCATCGGGCAGAACACAGAATTCCTGTTCAAGAGTAATAAAGATTATCTTGAAATGGGTAGAAAACTGGGCAGTGCCATAGAGAACAATAAGCATGATTTGGAACTAGAGTTTCAAGTGAGAAAGAAAGATGGCGGGGTAGTTGATGTCGCTGTAAACTTTACCTTTATTAAGGAACAAGGAGAGTTAACCAGAGCAATCTCTGTTTTCAGGGATGTCACCGAGCGCAAACAGGCAGAGGAGAAACGGATAAAACTTATCCAAGAGCTTCAAGAGACGCTAAAGGAAGTACGAACGCTAAGTGGCCTGCTTCCCATTTGTGCGTGGTGTAAGAAGCTCAGAGATGACGAGGGATATTGGAAATCTGTAGAACAGTATATCGGTGAGCGGACTAAAGCTGAATTTACTCACGGTGTGTGTCCAGAGTGTCAAAGTAAATTCCTCAGCGAAAGGAATGGTAATACCAAGGTAAGCTAG
- a CDS encoding response regulator has product MTEQQRRILVVDDEQTVRDFLQRVLETAGYTVITASSGEEALGKMSQFDIGLVLLDIIMPGLDGFEVLDYMRQYVNIPVIMLSGIHEATTKVDTLTLGADDYITKPFSVEELLARIQVKLKRAGPTS; this is encoded by the coding sequence TTGACAGAGCAACAACGAAGAATTCTTGTCGTTGATGACGAACAGACGGTGCGGGACTTCCTCCAGCGGGTTCTAGAGACAGCGGGTTATACGGTGATTACAGCATCTAGTGGTGAGGAAGCCCTGGGAAAAATGTCTCAATTTGATATCGGTTTAGTGCTTCTGGACATAATAATGCCAGGATTAGATGGATTTGAGGTTCTTGACTATATGCGACAGTATGTAAACATTCCTGTAATAATGCTTAGCGGAATACATGAAGCGACTACTAAAGTAGATACTTTGACGCTCGGGGCAGATGATTATATTACAAAACCATTCTCAGTGGAGGAACTCCTAGCTCGTATTCAAGTGAAGCTAAAACGAGCTGGACCAACTTCCTGA
- a CDS encoding response regulator transcription factor has protein sequence MKILIIEDDPTIIEVVARTLKTTWVEVNLISTVYGEEGIELVRKELPEIVILDLMLDDMDGFEVLRQIRFFSDVLVVILTARGDEDNKLRGLQEGADDYIIKPFSTGELVARMKSLIRRKDITEATVKVAAKPSTRRLSIDFANQNVSVGGSLLRLGPSAYELLYLLVTNEGVGLSKQALRKQVFPEHSNDTTIVDVFINKLREKLEEDPKNPKMILNDGTTGYKFVGSYSMVREALKETKG, from the coding sequence ATGAAAATTTTAATTATTGAGGACGACCCTACTATTATAGAGGTAGTGGCTCGAACCCTTAAAACTACGTGGGTTGAGGTCAACTTAATTTCCACTGTTTATGGTGAGGAAGGGATAGAGTTGGTCAGGAAAGAGCTTCCGGAGATTGTCATCCTTGATCTCATGCTGGATGATATGGATGGTTTTGAAGTATTGCGGCAGATTCGTTTCTTCTCCGATGTGCTGGTGGTCATCCTCACCGCAAGGGGGGACGAGGATAATAAACTAAGGGGGTTACAAGAGGGGGCTGACGACTATATTATTAAGCCTTTCTCAACTGGTGAGCTTGTAGCTCGGATGAAATCCTTAATTCGCCGTAAGGACATCACTGAAGCAACGGTTAAGGTTGCTGCGAAACCTTCCACCAGGAGGCTTAGTATTGACTTTGCGAACCAGAATGTGAGTGTTGGTGGTAGTCTCTTACGGTTGGGCCCTAGCGCGTATGAACTGCTTTATCTCCTTGTTACCAATGAGGGGGTGGGGCTCTCTAAACAGGCACTCAGGAAGCAGGTATTCCCAGAGCATAGTAATGATACTACAATTGTCGACGTATTTATCAATAAACTCAGGGAGAAGCTGGAAGAGGACCCCAAGAACCCAAAGATGATACTCAATGATGGTACGACAGGCTATAAGTTTGTCGGCTCGTACTCTATGGTGAGAGAAGCTTTGAAGGAGACAAAGGGTTGA
- a CDS encoding transketolase, protein MPLINSKTGKIDKVYSVKELEEAANTMRGYSLIALGAAGSGHSGGTLSLMDVSAALYLHEAKLDPQNPFWPDRDRIFWSAGHKAPILYVSLGMAGFFNVEEVVTLRKLHSPFQGHPHWLKLEGVEASSGSLGQGLSLSVGDALAARLDNKDYRVYCLMGDGEQQEGQIWEAAMEACHYGLDNLCGIVDKNRLQIDGRVDDVMCIDPLAEKYRAFGWHVIEIDGHNMEEILGAFKEAKETKGKPSLIIAHTTKGKGVDFMEDVCGWHGKAPTIEQTRDALKQLGLDTKLPVEKLLKKAAAYQDKITRELEAKQPKFSQNYFWNSRETMKAEMVPTRMGFGNALAEHGDDPRVVCLGADISDSITISQFYKDHPHRTERWLSMGIAEQSGTCVAAGLAKEGKLPIFGTYGVFASGRNLDQLRTTVCYGNFNVMIAGAHGGVSVGADGATHQALEELFQMCGLPNMHVGVPCDAVETKRATEYMLFNVVGPKYIRFAREATPIVTYDSTPYKWGEANVIRFRQVQEKFIDAFEHYLASEYENENEDIAIIACGPSVAEAMRAAWILKTEYNLETRVLNVHTVKPLDETAIARAAKDCSVVITAEEHQIGGLGNLVAAAIGRSAEVYGTPVIMGMIGVQDRFGESGSPWELVKEFELSAEHIAAKAKSLRELKSSKS, encoded by the coding sequence ATGCCGCTCATTAATTCAAAGACAGGAAAAATTGATAAGGTTTACTCCGTTAAGGAACTGGAAGAAGCTGCCAATACTATGAGAGGTTACAGCCTGATTGCTTTAGGCGCCGCGGGTTCAGGTCATTCTGGAGGAACGTTATCGCTCATGGATGTCTCTGCGGCACTTTATTTGCATGAGGCAAAGCTGGACCCCCAAAACCCCTTCTGGCCGGACCGCGATAGAATATTCTGGTCAGCAGGGCACAAGGCACCGATACTATACGTCAGTCTGGGTATGGCAGGGTTCTTTAATGTTGAAGAGGTGGTTACTCTTCGTAAACTCCATTCACCGTTCCAGGGTCACCCACACTGGCTCAAGCTGGAAGGCGTGGAGGCATCCAGTGGTTCGCTGGGACAGGGGTTATCTCTTTCCGTGGGGGACGCCCTGGCCGCCAGGCTGGATAATAAAGATTACCGCGTATATTGCCTTATGGGTGATGGGGAACAGCAGGAAGGTCAGATTTGGGAGGCAGCAATGGAAGCCTGCCACTATGGTCTGGACAACCTCTGCGGAATCGTTGATAAGAACCGCCTGCAGATAGACGGCCGTGTTGATGATGTCATGTGCATTGACCCGCTTGCCGAAAAATACCGCGCTTTCGGATGGCATGTTATTGAAATCGATGGTCATAATATGGAAGAGATACTCGGTGCTTTCAAGGAAGCGAAAGAGACAAAAGGCAAACCATCCCTCATTATTGCCCACACTACCAAAGGCAAGGGCGTTGACTTTATGGAAGACGTATGTGGCTGGCACGGAAAGGCGCCGACCATTGAGCAGACGAGGGACGCCTTAAAACAGCTGGGACTCGATACAAAGCTCCCCGTGGAAAAGCTGCTTAAAAAAGCGGCAGCTTACCAGGACAAGATTACCCGGGAACTCGAAGCGAAACAGCCCAAATTTTCGCAGAATTACTTCTGGAACTCCAGAGAGACTATGAAAGCTGAAATGGTGCCCACTCGAATGGGATTCGGCAACGCTCTCGCCGAACACGGCGACGACCCCAGGGTGGTCTGCCTGGGAGCTGATATCTCCGACTCTATAACCATCAGCCAGTTCTACAAGGACCACCCTCACCGTACCGAGCGCTGGCTTTCCATGGGCATCGCAGAGCAGTCGGGGACATGTGTGGCTGCCGGACTGGCTAAGGAGGGCAAATTGCCCATCTTTGGGACGTATGGCGTCTTTGCCTCGGGGAGGAATCTTGACCAGTTGAGAACCACCGTCTGTTATGGCAATTTCAATGTAATGATTGCCGGAGCTCATGGAGGTGTCTCGGTTGGGGCTGATGGTGCCACCCACCAGGCGCTGGAAGAACTGTTTCAGATGTGCGGTTTGCCCAATATGCATGTTGGGGTTCCGTGCGATGCCGTGGAGACCAAGAGGGCAACCGAATACATGCTGTTTAACGTTGTCGGTCCGAAATACATCAGATTTGCGCGTGAGGCAACCCCTATAGTAACCTACGATAGCACTCCTTATAAGTGGGGAGAGGCCAACGTTATCCGTTTCCGGCAGGTACAAGAAAAGTTTATAGATGCGTTTGAACATTATCTGGCTTCCGAGTATGAGAATGAAAACGAGGACATTGCCATTATAGCCTGTGGGCCCTCAGTAGCGGAGGCAATGAGGGCGGCCTGGATTCTGAAAACAGAGTATAATCTGGAAACGAGAGTGCTCAACGTACACACCGTGAAGCCGCTTGATGAGACAGCCATTGCCAGAGCGGCCAAAGATTGTAGCGTGGTCATCACTGCCGAAGAGCACCAAATCGGTGGCCTGGGGAATTTGGTTGCCGCTGCCATCGGGCGCTCCGCAGAAGTTTACGGCACGCCGGTTATTATGGGAATGATTGGAGTACAGGACCGCTTCGGCGAGTCTGGCTCGCCGTGGGAACTGGTAAAAGAGTTCGAGCTCTCTGCGGAACATATTGCCGCCAAAGCGAAATCACTGCGCGAGTTAAAATCGTCAAAAAGTTAA